Sequence from the Mixophyes fleayi isolate aMixFle1 chromosome 4, aMixFle1.hap1, whole genome shotgun sequence genome:
taattaaattgctTCTCAAAcaccctggtggtccagtgggaatCAGGGCTCCATCGGCAGTATTATGGCTTTCGCTCCGGTTCCCTTCATGGGATGTTCTAGTGGGAGCTGATTACAGATTACACCCGTCGGCAGCGTCAGTGCTGTGGGCTTCCAATGGTGCCTCCTGTATTCATATGAAACAGACTGGGGCTTGGAAATCTCCAGGAACAGCAGCCTGTGAACTGCTGCCACAGGATATGGATGCCCACTCTCTGGAGACGAATTCAGCTGGTGGGCGGCAGTCAGTCCCTGGGACAAGACCCCTGGAAACAGTTTTAGGGTGAAAATTTCAATATTAAGTCTCCCACCCAAACATAGTGGCACCAGGGGTGGAGAGGCTGAGCCTCCTCCTGGCCGCTCATGGACTGCTAGGAAGTACACTCCCCCCTGCAATTATTTTACATGTgtgaaacccctccaggctgatacATGTTGGTTAAAAGGGCAGAAGGATGGATACCTCCTGCCAGGATATGTGTCCAAAACGTTGTAAAAAGAGCTATTTTGTTcctgttaaaatgtatattatgtataatccTAAACTTTACTCCTACTACTAGTGAGCAGTTGGAGTTTGCAATCGGGCAGTGTATGGTGGAAGGTGACACCAGTAACAGCCAATTACTGACACTAAGAAGGAAACCCAGCTAAACTGTGTAAGATCCCATCACAAAGAACACCGGggggcagagtaagcccatctggTCCCAAAAGTCATTCTCTTTATATGTAAAGCAATACACTTATGTGCATTTTCAACATATAATTCTTTATATAATCATACTCCTAAATATGCCTCCTTCACTTTTCTCAGAATTTCCTCATTTCCACTTTCATTGCAAATTTTCTTTGACAGATTCTTGTCTCTGGAGCTCTCCGTGTCAAACTCTGTCCATGATCTGTGCttttttgaaatattttatttgttttatgtatatttatcatttttatcatatttatattttatcagtTTATGTATATCTCCATCtatcaaataacattttaaaatatttgaccCTGGGCCTATACTACTGCGTTCTTTTGTACGAAATGGATGTTCCACCCAACTTCTTTATCATTTATACCATGACTCTGCAAACCTCTTGtcgcattatataaataaatcaatatgtaGATTTTGGACTCCAAAATAATCGTATGTGAAATGTACTGATTGTAACTTTCTGACTTCTTATGGATGAACATAATACAGGTTGAAAGTTTGATATTAAAAGATTTGCGAtatgatttgtttttttctgaagGGAATAAATTACACGTAAAATAATtgggaatatttatttaaatattatacctTTAAAGATTCATTTTGatgataattatattatttacacataCACAAGAGAAACTGAATGAATTCTCTATGGAATCATCAGATCTATGAACCTGTCTGTACTTATGTATAAAATGCCCTTACATCGAGATGATCATCTTTCTGCTGCACTGATTGGACTCTATGACAgagctatttgatacattttaagTTATTACAGACCTGTTTAGTCATAAAAAAATTTGAGCATTGCCAATATGTTGTTGAGGACATCAATATCAACAGAATTTGAACCTCCCTGGATTCCTGATGAAGCTGAGGTAAGCAAGATCTGTGCGATAGTACATGTTACTAAAAATCTGCAACATAGGTGACAAATTTATCATGGAGGGGttcactctttatataagggaccGAGTTTTGGACAAAATTTCTGCATAGGAAAAAATCTACTGTAATTTTCATCTTGTAGATAAAAATGGTAATAAAGCTAATTGCATGATAAACAGGATAAATAGCTCAGAATTTGATATAGCAAAGTATGATCCtgcagcataaaaaaatgttttgtggcaTCATGTGATTATTTCAGGGCGACTGCGCATAATTTTACGCAAAGTTGAGTTTACAGTCAAATGGCAGCATCAAAAGTGTCCTGTTTAGGTGCACTCTGACTAATGTAATAACAACTTTtagacaatataataataataataataataataataataataataataataataataaataatataagtaaaaataaagttaaaacaaaacatctaTACAAGGAACATGGTTAGTTTGCCGGATAAAACACATCTTTATGGGTATATGTGTCAATATCATGTTAGTGtaaatatatgtgcaaaatacaatttttacacAATAGCTGTAAGAAAAAACCTTTTCTGTacaaaaccataaaaaatatgttaaaaagtgcATCTATAGTAATTTAATTTTCCAATAGTGTTTTATACGACCCATACTGGTCTGTGAAAACTGTACGTTCTGTTTAGCTAAAATGTAGAAATGTTCATaggatttataaatatttttattattattattattattattattattattattattattattattttacattagtaTACCCAACAATCTGCAAAAAGACCGAAAGTTGGGATAGGAGCACTGAACATACTAACTGaacaattatatttataattagtgCTACTAAGACACATACATTTGAAGTACATTTTTATTGTGCTATTGGGCTCTTGTGACAATATCACGTTCTCTAATGAAAGCTGACACATGATGTGTTTTCACATTTGCTCCATCTGTACTTGGAAAATGCTATAATAAGACTATCAGCAATTTACATATGATGCTCAATCATTGTGCTTTGTTGCCTCTTACTACTAAAGCTATATACGTGGAACTTTGTGTTTCTCTTCCAGGTAATATACAAGAACAATATCACCTCAGTCATACTTCTGGGTTTTCCAAACCTTCAAAACTTTAAAATCCCTCTGTTCTTGCTTCTGATTATCATTTACTCTGTGACCGTTTCTGCAAATCTTCTTATCATGATTTTGTGTTTACTGAGCAAGAATCTTCAGTCTTCCATGTACTTCTTCATCTCACAGCTATCACTGATTGACATAATACTGACTACAGATATTGTCCCTAATCTGCTCCACGTTGTCCTATATGAAGGAGGCACTATGTCACTTATTGCATGCATCATTCAGTACTATTTATTTTCCACCTCAGAGTCCTCGGAGTGTCTCCTTCTGTCAGTGATGTCTTATGATCGGTATGTGGCCATCTGTAGCCCTTTGCACTATAACACTATAGTAACTCGTATATTTTGTGTGAAATCTATTATTATAATCTGGTTGTTAAGTTTTCTAATAACGATAATGGATCTAAATTCTATGTTTAGTTTGCATTTCTGTGGGCTTAATGTTATTGACCATTTCTACTGTGATTATGAACCCATATTGCAGCTGTCCTGCTCTGATATGTCCATCATTCACATTCAGACATTTGTAATGGTTGCTTTAATCATTTTTGCTCCTTTTATAATAATTGTGATGTCATATGTATATATTGTCTTTACTATCCTAAAGATACCATCATTTACCGGAAGacagaaagccttctccacctgcagcTCCCACCTGATCGTGGTTTCCATATTTTATGGGACACTAATCGTTGTTTATGGGTTTCCTACAAGACAGTTATGGATAATAAGCAAGATCTTGTCTCTGTTTTACACTGTGATAACTCCATTGCTGAATCCAATAATATATACCTTCAGAAACAAGGATTTTAAAGAAGCCTTTGATAACATAAAACACATTAATTTATGCATGCAAtggtagtaaaaataaaaaaatactgacaTTGTAAATGTTACATATGCTGCTTTACAATCTTTAGTAGTTATGTAAATGGTAAAAACCCTCAAAAATGACTAAAATGTGTATCTAATTAAAGTCATTATGCTAAGTATTAATATTTACTGGAATAACTCCTGATACATGAAACAAGACTTCTGCCTAAAATTACCAGTTGGAGATGAAAACAAGGCAAGATTTAGCAATTATATTTCCAATATTTGACGTGCCCTAGCATAATCTGCAGCCATGGGAACCATCATTGCAGTCAAcagactgatttattttttagctGGGTCAGCAAAAATACTGTATCTGAAACTGGTAATCTGATTTGTCAATTGTTCTGTTTGTTGGTATTTTATGCTGCACTTTGaccacttttttttatcattctatGATACGTTCTTATGCATTGTGAATGTGCttgtatttcttacacatgaaaACATCTAATGTATCACATTTTATAGTTCATAACTTCCTAAAATGTTACCTTTAGTCAGAGTGTATCGTCATAAGGCTATTTTTTCCCCCCGTGGTTCCCATAAGCACGTATTCCATAGACAAAACACCATACAGTTTAAAAGGCCCCATCAAGTCTTATCACACTTTTAATTTAAGAACTTTAAAACTTTACCATTCACCCCCCAAGGACCGTTGAAATTATTTccattaaggcagaagccttaatgggtGTGTTTCTTGCACAATACAGACGTGGTATGTCATTACATCCTGTGGCTAAATGTTCTGCACTATCTTATAGTGACATTGTTGTCTGACATGAGCACTCATTTCACTACTTTAAAATACTCTGTATTACTGTTGCATGATGTTTTTTAATGTAGTAAAACATCGTCTAATATTCTTTaattattgtattaaaataaactattttttttttattttaatgtggaaacacattttaatttgGTGTATATTCCATGCTGCATTGTTCTAGCGCTCTCTGTGTGTTCGGTTTACAGTACTGTGcggtttattaataaaatatttttcactaAATGCTGTTGGCTTTATGTATAGTTGAAGTGATGTTAAAAGTCAGCTGAGGGCTTGTATGAGAATTAAATGGCAAACATTAGAAAACAAAGCTAACAGTGGGGCTTCCataccaaataaatgtattttaaacacaTTGTTAATATGTAGTCTACTAACAAGTTTTTTTATGAAGCTGCTCTTCTGTTTCTAAGACACTTATACCCTATACTACAAAAAAGGTAACTAAGATAATCTGTTAGTACAAGCACAGAAGCAGAAAGCAAATTATATGTATGACTATAAGCATGATAGTGCCGAATCTTCAGCTAACCATTGCATTAAGGCTTCtgctttaacattattattattattattattattattattattattattattatacttattattacTGTTCATGTATAGAGCCCCACCAAGTATGCATCAATGTACATAAATAGTATTTGTCATTCACCTtagtccctgtctcattggaaTTTGCAGTGTAAGCTCCCTAgcatacacagagacacagacacactaaggttaattttcatcagaagccaattaaccttccagtatattTTTagatgtgtgggaggaaacaggagcacccagaggaaacccaaacaaacacaAGGAGAGCATAGAAACTCCCCACATATATATAGAtttggttgggaatcaaactcatgaccccagctacctctgtgtgactgtgctgcccataaatggTTATAAATCCATCACATTTTGGAGCTTGACTGAGAGTATCCTTACATTTTAGATTGTATTTAAGTTTAAGAAGCCTTAAGGAtacatgttaaactgtaaggtgTTTTGTCTATTTCATGAGAATAATAACAGACAACCCAGCAAATACATCCAGCAAGATGAAATGATCGGAAGAATGGATAATGGTGGCAAAGTTATCCAATGCTGGGAAAGAAGAGTAAGATGGGAAAATTCCTTCCATGTGACAATTCTCTACTTATACAGTCCCTATTACATAATGTGTTATAGTAAGTTCCAGTAAGGTTCTATAGAACACAGTGTAGATTGAGCACAATTGACCTTAATTGTTATGTATTTTAAgcacaaataaaaaacagaaaaactaatCATTTTGAACAAATGTCTCTCTAGTTCTAGCTTTCAGAGTCTTTATATATTACCCCATTTTGTCCTTTATAATAGAATGGAGAGTGATGAACAAGGAATGCAAAAGTACTTACAATTTATCAAGTAGATTTTATTAGCAAAACATGTAGAAAATGGTTGAAGAGATAAGGGAATGTAGAAACATTTTTTGTGGCTGTTGTCCACCATAAAAGCAACAGACCCTGGTTAGCAAGGAAAAATTGAATACTAGAAAttgcaaaaacaacaaaataagtcCCAGAAACCTAATGTCAAAGCTAAAGATGTTGACCAGCCTAGTGAAAGAAAAGACAAAAATCAAAGAGGGAACATAGAGAAGAAAACCAGACACACAAAAAGAATGAGAGACCAAGGAGAAAGTGGAGGAATGAGAAACCCAGGAGGGATGGGAGAGAGGAAAAGcccaggagggggaaagaggTAGGAGTAGCctaggagagaggagagagaggagtagcacaggagagaagagagagaggagaagcccaggatAGTGGAGAGTGATGACAAGcccaggagagaggagagggaggagaagcccagaagagaggagagagaggagaagcccaggggagaggagagggatgaGAATcccaggagagaggagagggaggagaagcccagaagagaggagagagaggagaagcccaagagagaggagatggtggagaagcccaggaaagaggagagagaggagaagcacaggagagaggagagggaggagaagcccagaagagaggagagagaggagaagcccaggggagaggagagggatgaGAAGcccaggagagaggagagggaggagaagcccaaaagagaggagagagaggagaagcccaaGAGAGAGGAGAGGGTGGAGAAGtccaggagagaggagagagaggagaagcacaggagagaggagagagaggagaagcacaggagagaggagagggaggagaagcccagaagagaggagagagaggagaagcccaggggag
This genomic interval carries:
- the LOC142150440 gene encoding olfactory receptor 6B1-like, coding for MLLRTSISTEFEPPWIPDEAEVIYKNNITSVILLGFPNLQNFKIPLFLLLIIIYSVTVSANLLIMILCLLSKNLQSSMYFFISQLSLIDIILTTDIVPNLLHVVLYEGGTMSLIACIIQYYLFSTSESSECLLLSVMSYDRYVAICSPLHYNTIVTRIFCVKSIIIIWLLSFLITIMDLNSMFSLHFCGLNVIDHFYCDYEPILQLSCSDMSIIHIQTFVMVALIIFAPFIIIVMSYVYIVFTILKIPSFTGRQKAFSTCSSHLIVVSIFYGTLIVVYGFPTRQLWIISKILSLFYTVITPLLNPIIYTFRNKDFKEAFDNIKHINLCMQW